One region of Acidimicrobiales bacterium genomic DNA includes:
- a CDS encoding DUF5679 domain-containing protein, protein MATYEGYCVKCKEKRQFEGQEVTLANGRPAAQGTCPVCGTKMNRMLGGKK, encoded by the coding sequence ATGGCCACCTACGAGGGCTACTGCGTCAAGTGCAAAGAGAAGCGTCAGTTCGAAGGCCAGGAAGTGACTCTGGCCAATGGCCGCCCCGCGGCTCAGGGAACCTGCCCTGTCTGCGGCACCAAGATGAACAGGATGCTCGGCGGGAAGAAATGA